Sequence from the Candidatus Thioglobus sp. NP1 genome:
TTAGGGATGGCGATAACTTTATTAATGTTAAAAAAAATATTGATGGCACATTGTTTAGTGGTATTACAGTAATTGAGGTTAACTTGTCGAATAAGATTGAGAGAGTTATTAAGTCAGAAACTGCAATATTTGATGGCAATTCTTTAGATATGAGCGGCAGTGAGATTTTTTCTATTGATGACTCAAGTTCTATTAATGGTATTTCTTTAAAAGAGCGAAATTCATACGATAAAACTGTTTCATTTGATCAGGACTTGGTAGATAGCTTAGAAAAAGAACCTGAAGATTTATCAACTTGGACACTTATTAAGCAGATTGAATTTTTATCTGATAATAAATTACGTTCAGGCGTTTTTGAGGTAGAACTATACAAGCGTTTGGTTCAACCTCTAACTCTTATTGCAATGATCTTACTTGCAATGTTATTCATCTTTGGATCAACAAGGGATGCAACCCTAGGGAGAAAAATATTTTTTGGAGTAGCGCTTGGGTTATCATTTGAATTGCTGTCAAGAGTTGCTAACTCACTGGCACTAGGCTTGGACTTTAATCCTTTGTTGAGCTCTATATTGCCATCTATCGTGGTCATGTTTATTTCAATAATTTTATTATTTCAAAAATCTTCTCGATAGTCAGATGAGTCAGGCTAATTTAAAAACTGTTAAGCAAAAATTAAAAATACCAAATCGATTTGATGTTATCTTACTAAATGATGATTACACCTCAATGGAGTTTGTGGTCGATGTATTGAGGAGATTTTTTCATAAAGAGTTTCAAGCTGCTGAAGCAATTATGCTTAAAATACACATTGATGGAGAGGCCTCCTGTGGAACATATTCATATGATGTTGCTCAAACAAAAGTCTCACAAGTAATTGAGTATTCTAGAAAGAATGATCAGCCTTTGATGGCTGTTTTAAGAGAATTGGGAATATAAATATTTTAGTTTTTAGCTTATTGAACTGATAAAATTTGTTATATCTGAA
This genomic interval carries:
- the lptG gene encoding LPS export ABC transporter permease LptG is translated as MKIRDRYITKTLLTYTLIVLVVWISIYSFFNFLAELNTVGTARYTILSAFTYIVCQLPEVAYKQASPIILLGCILGMGHLATTGQLLIFRASGASILKITLLTLKNSLIFVFFFIFIGEFLAPISSSFAESSRSKALINPAASTIQEGFWIRDGDNFINVKKNIDGTLFSGITVIEVNLSNKIERVIKSETAIFDGNSLDMSGSEIFSIDDSSSINGISLKERNSYDKTVSFDQDLVDSLEKEPEDLSTWTLIKQIEFLSDNKLRSGVFEVELYKRLVQPLTLIAMILLAMLFIFGSTRDATLGRKIFFGVALGLSFELLSRVANSLALGLDFNPLLSSILPSIVVMFISIILLFQKSSR
- a CDS encoding ATP-dependent Clp protease adaptor ClpS, producing MSQANLKTVKQKLKIPNRFDVILLNDDYTSMEFVVDVLRRFFHKEFQAAEAIMLKIHIDGEASCGTYSYDVAQTKVSQVIEYSRKNDQPLMAVLRELGI